A stretch of the Trueperaceae bacterium genome encodes the following:
- a CDS encoding metal ABC transporter ATP-binding protein, whose translation MGTAVAGREPPPGLPALHVHHVSVKFGKVLALEDVSFDLQEGETLAIVGPNGAGKSTLIKVALGLIRPERGHAAIFGEDAGVEPRRVGYVPQLKTFDRTFPATAQELVVSGSRLRWPALVTAREREEAADALARVGAGHLIDRRLAGLSGGELQRVYLARALVRRPDVVLLDEPATGVDFLGEHDLYDLLEGYQQRADAAIVMITHDLSAARYHADKVLVLNRRAHGIGTPDEVLTDDCLRAAYGHLGHQHGRVAP comes from the coding sequence GTGGGAACCGCGGTAGCCGGCCGAGAGCCCCCGCCTGGCCTGCCGGCGCTCCACGTTCACCACGTGAGCGTGAAGTTCGGCAAGGTCCTCGCGCTGGAGGATGTGAGCTTCGACCTTCAGGAGGGGGAGACGCTGGCGATCGTCGGCCCCAACGGGGCAGGGAAGAGCACGTTGATAAAGGTTGCACTGGGACTGATACGGCCTGAACGCGGGCACGCAGCGATCTTCGGTGAAGACGCCGGTGTCGAACCTCGCCGGGTAGGTTACGTGCCCCAGCTCAAGACCTTCGACCGAACCTTCCCGGCGACCGCCCAGGAGCTCGTCGTTTCCGGCTCGCGGCTCCGCTGGCCGGCACTGGTCACTGCGCGGGAGCGGGAAGAGGCCGCCGACGCGCTGGCCAGGGTGGGCGCAGGCCACCTCATCGATCGGCGACTCGCCGGCCTCTCCGGAGGTGAGCTCCAGCGCGTCTACCTTGCGCGCGCCCTCGTCAGACGGCCCGACGTGGTCCTGCTCGACGAGCCGGCCACAGGCGTCGACTTCCTGGGCGAGCACGATCTCTACGACCTGCTGGAGGGGTATCAGCAACGAGCCGACGCCGCGATAGTGATGATCACCCACGATCTCTCGGCCGCTCGCTATCACGCGGACAAGGTGCTGGTCCTCAACCGCCGCGCGCACGGCATCGGCACTCCTGACGAGGTGCTCACCGACGACTGCCTTCGAGCCGCCTACGGACATCTGGGGCACCAACACGGCAGGGTGGCGCCCTAG
- a CDS encoding metal ABC transporter permease produces the protein MTEVWTLFEFAFMQRALLAGVCIAIVAGVLGTFVVQRGLAFLGDGLAHAAFGGIALGAFVAATFGNSTLLEEPLLVAVPFTLAAALGIAWVRDRTSLSSDVAIGVFFAVSVALGVLFISIIPPERNVIDVWHLLFGSILAVGRDDLPVIVAVAGTALLVLLLLWPRLAYATFDSDLARSDGVRVRLLEYALFAIAALIVVVSAQVIGIVLMAAYLVIPAAAARLVARSLFAMTVLAVAIGVVSTVGGLVVSFLADIPSGSTIILSQALLFLLSTSLQRR, from the coding sequence GTGACGGAGGTCTGGACCCTGTTCGAGTTCGCCTTCATGCAGCGGGCGCTGCTGGCTGGCGTCTGCATCGCCATCGTCGCCGGCGTCCTGGGCACATTCGTCGTCCAGCGCGGGCTGGCGTTCCTCGGTGATGGGCTCGCCCACGCAGCCTTCGGCGGTATCGCTCTGGGCGCCTTCGTTGCCGCCACCTTCGGCAACTCGACGTTGCTCGAGGAACCGCTGCTCGTCGCCGTCCCGTTCACCCTCGCCGCCGCCCTGGGCATCGCCTGGGTGAGAGACCGTACCTCCCTCTCCTCGGACGTCGCCATCGGTGTCTTCTTCGCGGTATCGGTGGCTCTGGGCGTGCTCTTCATCTCGATAATCCCTCCAGAACGGAACGTCATCGACGTCTGGCACCTGCTGTTCGGCTCCATTCTCGCCGTGGGCCGGGACGACCTGCCGGTGATCGTCGCGGTCGCCGGTACCGCGCTCCTCGTGCTGCTGCTCCTTTGGCCCCGGCTCGCCTACGCCACGTTCGACTCGGACCTGGCCCGCTCTGACGGGGTAAGGGTGAGACTCCTCGAGTACGCGCTCTTCGCCATCGCCGCCCTGATAGTGGTCGTGAGCGCACAGGTGATCGGGATCGTTCTGATGGCGGCCTACCTGGTCATCCCGGCGGCCGCGGCCAGGCTCGTAGCCCGCTCGCTCTTCGCGATGACGGTGCTGGCCGTAGCGATCGGAGTCGTGAGCACCGTGGGCGGCCTGGTGGTATCGTTCCTGGCCGACATACCCAGCGGCAGCACGATCATCCTGAGTCAGGCGCTGCTCTTTCTGTTGTCGACTTCACTCCAACGGAGGTAG
- a CDS encoding acetyl-CoA C-acyltransferase, translated as MNVVIASAVRTPIGAFQGAFAPLKASQLGAAAIAGALERAAIAADDVDLVTMGCVLQAGMGQAPARQAALFAGLPDSTPAVTLNKMCGSGLEAIIQAVRAVAVGDANIAVAGGMESMTNAPYLLPGARGGLRMGDAKLIDSMVHDGLWDVYNDKHMGSCAEACASKYEFSREAQDEYAVRSYRRAQAAMEDGTFEAEIVPVEVEGRRGATTTVNEDEGPRNVDFDKLPKLRAAFEREGTVTAANASTINDGAAALVVTSEQVARERGLPILARIDAYTSSAGAPEWFTTAPVGALRSLFERTGLEPNEVDLYEINEAFSVVPMAAMKEFCLDAQRVNVHGGAVALGHPIGASGARIVVTLLNAMERRDARTGVAAICIGGGEALAMAFERA; from the coding sequence ATGAACGTTGTGATCGCGTCGGCAGTGAGAACGCCGATAGGCGCCTTCCAGGGAGCCTTCGCACCACTCAAGGCTTCGCAGTTGGGTGCTGCCGCGATAGCCGGCGCCCTTGAGCGCGCGGCGATCGCAGCCGACGATGTGGACCTGGTCACCATGGGCTGCGTGCTGCAGGCCGGCATGGGCCAGGCGCCCGCACGCCAGGCCGCGCTCTTCGCTGGGCTACCCGACTCCACCCCGGCCGTCACCCTCAACAAGATGTGCGGGAGCGGACTCGAGGCGATCATCCAGGCGGTCAGGGCGGTAGCCGTGGGCGACGCCAACATCGCGGTTGCCGGCGGTATGGAGTCGATGACCAACGCCCCCTACCTGCTCCCCGGAGCCCGCGGGGGCCTCCGGATGGGCGACGCGAAACTTATCGATTCTATGGTTCACGACGGCCTCTGGGACGTTTACAACGACAAGCACATGGGTTCCTGCGCCGAGGCTTGCGCCTCGAAATACGAGTTCTCCCGGGAAGCCCAGGACGAGTACGCGGTCCGGTCGTACCGACGTGCCCAGGCTGCCATGGAAGACGGAACCTTCGAGGCCGAGATAGTGCCTGTGGAGGTCGAGGGTCGCCGCGGCGCCACGACTACCGTCAACGAGGACGAGGGCCCACGGAACGTAGATTTCGACAAGCTTCCGAAGCTGAGGGCCGCATTCGAACGGGAGGGTACGGTTACCGCCGCCAACGCCTCGACCATCAACGACGGGGCCGCGGCACTGGTGGTGACCAGCGAGCAGGTGGCGCGTGAGCGGGGTCTACCGATCCTGGCGCGGATAGACGCCTACACCTCCTCGGCCGGCGCCCCCGAGTGGTTCACGACGGCACCGGTCGGGGCGCTTAGATCGTTGTTCGAACGCACCGGGCTCGAGCCGAACGAGGTGGATCTGTACGAGATCAACGAGGCGTTCAGCGTGGTGCCCATGGCGGCGATGAAGGAGTTCTGTCTGGATGCACAGAGGGTGAACGTGCACGGCGGCGCTGTCGCGCTGGGTCACCCGATCGGTGCTTCCGGCGCCCGCATCGTCGTCACGCTGCTCAACGCCATGGAGCGCCGCGACGCGCGAACCGGGGTCGCGGCGATCTGCATCGGTGGCGGTGAGGCGCTGGCGATGGCGTTCGAGCGGGCCTGA
- a CDS encoding metallophosphoesterase family protein, whose translation MILGVISDVHANVVALEAVLEVLKREEVDTIVCLGDLVGYGPSPNETIELLRSEGVICTLGNADERIAYEFARGKRPREGVADTILEWTRSVIEPRNVEFLRSLPVQHRLNTSAGRFRFFHGTPETPVERLNLNQDPLSLSKMLERNRCRLLAAGATHVPYYRQLPAGSVLNPGSVGLALNGEPGADYAIVRVDGGNVEVSMDKVEYDFGAVAFDIIAWGLPPMVAEAIQQGRMPEKIDEN comes from the coding sequence GTGATCCTCGGCGTCATCAGCGACGTGCATGCCAACGTCGTTGCCCTCGAAGCGGTACTCGAAGTGTTGAAACGGGAGGAGGTAGACACCATCGTCTGCCTCGGCGACCTGGTGGGTTACGGTCCCTCTCCCAACGAGACCATTGAGCTGCTTCGAAGCGAAGGCGTCATCTGCACGCTCGGCAACGCCGATGAACGGATCGCCTACGAGTTCGCGCGCGGCAAGAGACCCCGCGAGGGTGTGGCCGACACCATCCTCGAGTGGACCCGCAGCGTCATCGAACCGCGGAACGTCGAGTTCCTGCGGAGTCTGCCGGTCCAGCACCGCCTCAACACCTCGGCGGGACGCTTCCGCTTCTTCCACGGCACCCCGGAGACCCCAGTCGAGCGGCTCAACCTCAACCAGGACCCGTTGTCGCTCAGCAAGATGCTGGAGCGGAACCGCTGTAGGCTGCTGGCCGCCGGCGCCACACACGTCCCTTACTACCGTCAGTTACCGGCCGGCTCGGTGCTGAACCCGGGGTCAGTTGGGCTGGCGCTCAACGGCGAGCCGGGGGCCGACTACGCGATCGTGCGAGTCGACGGTGGGAACGTCGAGGTTTCGATGGATAAGGTCGAGTACGACTTCGGGGCGGTGGCTTTCGACATCATCGCCTGGGGCCTGCCGCCGATGGTGGCCGAGGCCATCCAGCAGGGCCGGATGCCGGAGAAGATCGACGAGAACTAG
- a CDS encoding phage holin family protein, which translates to MTTEARRDPFERSIGDVLSDLFRDGSELIRQEIELAKVEMRENVSSLTKDSVGIAIGGAMALVGLFALVAALILVLGLVMPYWASALIVGGLLVIIGMVVVMANVRAIKSNGIAPKKTMETIKEDARMVREKFA; encoded by the coding sequence GTGACCACTGAGGCGAGAAGAGATCCGTTCGAGCGCTCTATCGGGGACGTCCTGTCGGACCTGTTCCGCGACGGTTCCGAGCTCATCCGCCAGGAGATCGAGCTGGCCAAGGTGGAGATGCGGGAGAACGTCTCCAGCCTGACCAAGGATAGCGTCGGGATCGCGATCGGCGGAGCGATGGCGCTGGTTGGCCTGTTCGCACTGGTGGCCGCACTGATCCTGGTGCTGGGCCTCGTGATGCCTTACTGGGCCTCGGCCCTGATAGTCGGCGGCCTCCTGGTGATCATCGGGATGGTCGTAGTGATGGCGAACGTTCGGGCGATCAAGAGCAACGGCATCGCACCGAAGAAGACGATGGAGACGATCAAGGAAGACGCACGGATGGTAAGGGAGAAGTTCGCATGA
- the pyrE gene encoding orotate phosphoribosyltransferase, giving the protein MEGMTRSQLATRIYRTSRLTGEFVLRSGAVANEYFDKYRFEHDPKLLKAIAEAMAPLVPDRTDALAGLELGGVPVATLLSQVTGLPLFSVRKKAKEYGTRNLAEGGDVAGKRLLVIEDVVTSGGQVVISTGDLRDLGAHIESALCVIDRQAGGREALAGVGVELLPLFTMAELETEASRVA; this is encoded by the coding sequence ATGGAAGGAATGACTCGATCCCAACTGGCTACCCGGATCTACCGGACTTCGCGACTCACCGGCGAATTCGTCCTGCGCTCAGGGGCCGTAGCCAACGAGTACTTCGACAAGTATCGCTTCGAGCACGACCCGAAGCTCCTCAAAGCTATAGCAGAGGCCATGGCACCGCTGGTACCCGACCGGACCGATGCCCTCGCCGGGCTCGAACTTGGCGGCGTACCCGTCGCAACGCTGCTTTCACAGGTGACCGGCCTGCCGCTCTTCTCGGTCCGCAAGAAGGCCAAGGAGTACGGCACCCGGAATCTCGCCGAGGGCGGTGATGTTGCCGGCAAGCGCCTGCTGGTGATCGAGGACGTGGTCACCTCCGGTGGGCAGGTCGTAATCTCGACAGGCGATCTGCGCGATCTGGGCGCCCACATCGAATCGGCTCTGTGCGTCATAGACCGGCAGGCAGGGGGTCGCGAGGCCCTGGCCGGGGTCGGCGTCGAGCTGCTACCGCTCTTCACCATGGCAGAACTCGAGACCGAGGCCTCGAGAGTCGCGTGA
- a CDS encoding metal ABC transporter substrate-binding protein, whose product MLVRLLITALYLLLSANALGQVRVVASIAPYGDLAHQVGGEAVEVSVMLPAGASPHTFEPSPRDAARISGADLVVLNGASDEWLREIAASVNPDARVVEALEVLEDELLVGGEPEDSHGRGVNPHVWLDPLLMREVALALGTSLAELDPARADAYTQRASSVASSLTALDAELREILAPVRGAPFIPFHDAWPYFARRYGLDLVMEIEPFPGREPSPRYLASVVRAIRESGAPAIFNEAGLSGRAAQVLAQEAAVEVATLDPLGAGGESYAEMMRRNARTVAESLEKWEPR is encoded by the coding sequence ATGCTCGTTCGATTGCTCATCACCGCTCTCTATCTGTTGCTGAGCGCTAACGCGTTGGGGCAGGTCAGAGTTGTGGCCTCGATCGCCCCCTACGGGGACCTGGCTCATCAGGTGGGCGGTGAGGCCGTCGAGGTAAGCGTGATGTTGCCGGCAGGCGCATCACCCCATACCTTCGAACCGAGCCCTCGCGATGCAGCGCGGATCTCAGGCGCGGACCTCGTCGTGCTGAACGGTGCGTCGGACGAGTGGCTGCGCGAGATCGCCGCCTCGGTCAACCCGGATGCGCGGGTCGTCGAAGCGCTCGAGGTACTCGAAGATGAACTGCTGGTCGGCGGGGAGCCCGAGGACTCCCACGGCCGAGGGGTGAATCCGCACGTGTGGCTGGATCCGCTGCTGATGAGGGAGGTCGCGCTGGCGCTCGGCACCTCACTGGCAGAACTCGATCCCGCCAGGGCGGATGCTTACACTCAACGCGCCTCGTCGGTCGCGTCCTCTCTGACGGCGTTGGACGCAGAGTTGCGTGAGATTCTGGCGCCGGTCAGAGGCGCGCCGTTCATCCCCTTCCACGACGCCTGGCCTTACTTCGCCCGACGTTACGGACTCGACCTGGTGATGGAGATAGAGCCGTTCCCGGGCCGCGAACCCAGCCCTCGGTATCTGGCTTCGGTAGTGCGGGCCATCCGCGAGAGCGGGGCTCCGGCTATCTTCAACGAGGCGGGCCTCAGTGGCCGCGCGGCACAGGTTCTCGCCCAGGAGGCCGCTGTGGAGGTTGCTACCCTCGACCCCCTGGGCGCCGGCGGCGAGAGTTATGCAGAGATGATGAGACGCAACGCCCGGACGGTTGCCGAATCGCTGGAGAAGTGGGAACCGCGGTAG
- a CDS encoding DUF3618 domain-containing protein, producing MTGGRGRKRSSAEIVREIEATRARLANDIEAAQVKLSRRGLQDEAMGRLSNIRNRATGAISGVSHSADHQASQLSHLAVDTIKRYPIVTTIIGLGLALLAFSNGRRSRPPGTVDEDMELVTRPTPRAVDLPPTSY from the coding sequence ATGACCGGCGGGCGTGGCAGGAAGCGAAGTTCGGCAGAGATAGTGCGGGAGATCGAAGCCACCCGCGCTCGGCTGGCGAACGACATCGAAGCGGCGCAGGTGAAGCTGAGCAGGCGCGGCCTCCAGGACGAGGCTATGGGCAGGCTCAGCAACATCAGGAACCGGGCGACCGGCGCCATCTCCGGGGTCAGCCACTCCGCTGACCACCAGGCGAGCCAGTTGAGCCACCTGGCGGTGGACACCATCAAGCGCTACCCCATCGTGACCACCATCATCGGGCTGGGACTGGCTCTACTCGCGTTCAGCAACGGCCGCCGCTCCAGGCCGCCCGGCACCGTCGACGAGGACATGGAGTTGGTGACCAGACCGACGCCCAGGGCGGTAGACCTTCCGCCCACGAGCTACTGA
- a CDS encoding menaquinone biosynthesis decarboxylase, translating into MPYRDLHDFLARLEREGELLRISESVSAELEITEIADRMVKRGGPALLFENVEGKEFPLVIGLYGTARRTAHALGVDELDDLSKRLRELLDVRLGGGLFGLAAQLPKLRELKGLAPRKVRSGPAQEVVWRGDEVDLSRLPVLKCWPHDGGPFITLPLVVSRDPIEGDLNIGMYRMQVYDRTTTGMHWQRHKTGARHLESARKAGKRLEVAVALGGDPALTYAATAPLPPIPGLNEYSLTGYLRGRPLEVVKGLTVDLEVPAHAEFVLEGYVDPAEEWRIEGPFGDHTGFYTLADLYPVFHVTAITMRKNPIYPATIVGRPPMEDAYLIEASERLFKVPAQMILPELVDYHMPPAGIAHNLVNVVIEKRYPGQAYKVANGLLGLGQMMFAKVILVTDEDVSPRDHQTFWRTVLRNALPGRDQQLAKGPIDVLDHSSRSWSYGSKLVIDGTSKHREEGEAASWIPNPERDASMLPGHAEILDQHQFEGGFWFITTRKTRAEQGRHLGEWAARQNVASGVRFIAVVDDDSDPRNFDEVVWTLLNNIDPERDLQIIDDTFGVGPVWVFDGTPKLPEEGFDRPWPDKIVMSDEVKARVDERFGRLFAPSEETEAVDVR; encoded by the coding sequence ATGCCTTACCGTGACCTGCACGATTTCCTCGCTCGACTCGAGCGTGAAGGCGAGTTGCTGCGGATCAGTGAGTCCGTCTCCGCGGAACTCGAGATCACCGAGATCGCCGACCGGATGGTCAAGCGGGGCGGCCCTGCACTGTTGTTCGAGAATGTCGAGGGCAAGGAGTTCCCGCTGGTCATCGGACTCTACGGCACCGCCCGGCGAACCGCCCACGCCCTTGGCGTGGACGAACTGGACGATCTGTCGAAGCGTCTGCGTGAACTGCTCGATGTGAGGTTGGGCGGCGGCCTCTTCGGCCTGGCCGCCCAGTTGCCCAAGTTGCGGGAACTCAAGGGCCTTGCGCCACGCAAGGTACGGAGCGGGCCCGCACAGGAGGTCGTCTGGCGCGGGGACGAGGTCGACCTGTCGCGCTTGCCGGTCCTGAAGTGCTGGCCTCACGATGGTGGTCCCTTCATAACCCTGCCGTTGGTGGTGAGTCGTGACCCGATCGAGGGTGACCTGAACATCGGCATGTACCGGATGCAGGTGTACGACCGGACCACCACGGGCATGCACTGGCAACGCCACAAGACCGGGGCGCGGCACCTGGAAAGCGCCCGGAAGGCCGGGAAGAGGCTGGAGGTCGCGGTCGCGCTCGGCGGTGACCCGGCCCTCACCTACGCCGCGACCGCCCCGCTTCCGCCTATCCCTGGTCTCAACGAGTATTCGCTTACGGGCTACCTCCGCGGCAGGCCGTTGGAAGTCGTCAAGGGACTGACGGTCGACCTGGAGGTGCCGGCGCACGCCGAGTTCGTGCTGGAAGGGTACGTCGATCCTGCGGAAGAGTGGCGGATCGAGGGCCCGTTCGGCGATCACACCGGCTTCTACACGCTCGCGGACCTCTATCCGGTCTTCCACGTGACCGCGATAACCATGCGGAAGAACCCGATCTACCCGGCAACGATCGTGGGCCGTCCGCCGATGGAGGATGCTTACCTCATCGAGGCATCCGAGCGGCTCTTCAAGGTGCCCGCGCAGATGATCCTGCCTGAACTGGTCGACTACCACATGCCCCCCGCCGGCATCGCTCACAATCTGGTCAACGTCGTTATCGAGAAGCGCTATCCCGGTCAGGCGTACAAGGTGGCGAACGGACTGTTGGGGTTGGGACAGATGATGTTCGCCAAGGTCATCCTGGTGACCGACGAGGACGTCTCCCCCAGGGATCACCAGACTTTCTGGCGAACCGTCCTGCGGAACGCGCTACCCGGTCGCGACCAGCAACTCGCCAAGGGCCCCATCGACGTGCTCGACCACTCGAGCCGTTCCTGGAGCTACGGCTCCAAACTGGTCATCGACGGCACGTCGAAACATCGGGAGGAGGGGGAAGCGGCCAGCTGGATACCCAATCCCGAACGAGACGCTTCGATGCTGCCGGGTCACGCCGAGATACTCGATCAGCACCAGTTCGAGGGCGGCTTCTGGTTCATCACCACACGCAAGACGCGGGCCGAACAGGGTCGTCACCTTGGCGAGTGGGCCGCGCGGCAGAACGTCGCCAGTGGAGTTCGTTTCATCGCCGTCGTGGATGACGACAGCGACCCGCGGAATTTCGATGAGGTCGTCTGGACACTGCTCAACAACATCGACCCGGAGCGCGACCTCCAGATCATCGACGACACCTTCGGCGTCGGCCCGGTCTGGGTCTTCGACGGCACGCCTAAGCTGCCGGAGGAGGGCTTCGACCGTCCGTGGCCCGACAAGATCGTCATGAGCGACGAGGTCAAGGCGCGGGTGGACGAGAGGTTCGGGCGCCTGTTCGCGCCCTCAGAGGAAACCGAGGCGGTCGATGTTCGCTAG
- a CDS encoding L28 family ribosomal protein produces MPKVCAITGKRTRMQKTSKRKGSAKKKGGVGLKQVGVHRRTVKPNLQKRTIWVDGKPKRVWISAKALRDLDPTLLVNPNR; encoded by the coding sequence ATGCCGAAGGTGTGCGCGATCACCGGCAAGAGAACGAGGATGCAGAAGACGAGCAAGCGCAAGGGCTCCGCCAAGAAGAAGGGCGGCGTGGGCCTCAAGCAGGTGGGAGTGCACCGCAGGACGGTGAAGCCGAACCTGCAGAAGCGGACCATCTGGGTAGACGGCAAGCCCAAGAGGGTTTGGATCAGCGCGAAGGCGCTGCGTGACCTCGATCCCACGCTGCTGGTCAACCCGAACAGATAA
- a CDS encoding HD domain-containing phosphohydrolase encodes MQSIKPTREVRGAEGLEILRHGESLESVKTKSMVVNLLATGGVEVLEGVLFAGERITLVPTGTDEDAMETYYILSGKLAHLDSSQSELLGPGDCIVTRSLKEEAFFTALEEVRFIYFTSKPFFKEISTKHQDLMKLAVEVEERDGYTAEHCLRLQRLSFATGKAVGLNAHRLHLLDYGSYLHDVGKAKVPVEILQKPSSLTAEEWLIIKEHPRFGRELIEPTFIRDAGPIVEQHHERMDGSGYPFGLRGDEILTEAYIVAIADTYDAMTTDRSYRKALPAESAFAELRRFADIHYPSEIVEAFMEVVGTIEK; translated from the coding sequence GTGCAGTCGATCAAGCCAACGCGGGAAGTACGCGGTGCCGAAGGACTCGAGATTCTCCGCCATGGAGAGTCCCTCGAGTCTGTGAAGACCAAGTCCATGGTTGTAAATCTACTGGCAACGGGTGGGGTGGAAGTCCTAGAAGGCGTACTCTTCGCCGGAGAACGAATAACGCTCGTTCCAACTGGAACTGACGAAGACGCAATGGAAACGTACTACATCCTGTCGGGCAAGTTGGCTCACCTGGACAGCTCGCAGAGTGAACTGCTCGGTCCGGGAGACTGCATCGTTACGAGGAGCCTGAAGGAAGAAGCCTTCTTCACCGCTTTGGAAGAGGTTCGTTTCATCTACTTCACGTCGAAGCCCTTCTTCAAAGAAATAAGTACGAAACATCAGGACCTCATGAAGCTTGCCGTTGAAGTCGAGGAGAGGGACGGCTACACAGCTGAGCATTGTCTGCGGCTTCAACGCCTCTCATTCGCCACCGGCAAGGCAGTCGGACTGAATGCCCACCGCCTCCACCTGCTCGACTACGGCTCGTACCTGCACGACGTGGGAAAGGCTAAGGTGCCGGTCGAAATACTCCAGAAGCCTTCCTCGCTGACGGCAGAAGAGTGGCTGATCATCAAGGAGCACCCTCGATTCGGACGGGAGCTCATCGAACCGACGTTCATCCGCGACGCCGGCCCCATAGTCGAACAACACCATGAACGGATGGATGGCAGTGGCTATCCCTTCGGATTGCGAGGCGATGAGATTTTGACCGAGGCGTACATCGTGGCCATTGCCGACACGTATGACGCCATGACGACCGATCGAAGTTATAGGAAGGCCCTCCCCGCAGAGTCCGCCTTCGCCGAGTTGAGGCGATTCGCTGACATCCACTACCCCTCAGAGATAGTCGAGGCATTCATGGAAGTCGTGGGAACGATCGAGAAGTAG
- the hflX gene encoding GTPase HflX: MSALLDRRGRVVTVAVGDAAETPLPPVHGEAESRLFGLRLVHTHTKPGGLSGSDLSTLFLNRLDAIVAIDVARNDRGGVVLGDAHLAQISPPTAEDEDWTIDPPRSVRELERVDISERIRALEEELSRSQRTREVKRSSAERAVLIGLESGEGILEAESRLAELEELTRSAGAVVTFSSMQSRKVPDPRTLIGRGKLQELVSKTYHEDADLLIFDRELTPAQSREIEAETRLKVLDRTQLILDIFAQNARGRQAQVQVELAQLQYQLTRLAGRGQAMSRLGGGIGTRGPGETKLEVDRRRIRDRIVALEEQVDEISRQRSETRKARTASQVPVVALVGYTNAGKSTLFNALAKPDAAARNQLFATLRPTTREGWLPGLGQWGAKVLFTDTVGFIRDLPKELVNAFRATLEELHDADLLLHVVDAATPGAPDRVDAVDRILEALELKVPRLVVLNKADIAHPEVLAQLAERYSAVTVTALNGSGLEDLRNELARFLEDGAPVLLPHRQSTEFAASARHD, from the coding sequence GTGAGCGCGCTGCTCGACCGGCGCGGACGGGTGGTAACCGTTGCAGTCGGAGATGCGGCAGAGACGCCTCTGCCTCCGGTTCACGGCGAAGCCGAGTCGCGTCTCTTCGGCTTGCGGCTGGTCCACACCCACACCAAGCCCGGCGGCCTGAGCGGCTCCGACCTCTCGACGCTGTTCCTCAACCGCCTGGACGCGATCGTCGCCATCGACGTAGCTCGCAACGACCGCGGCGGCGTGGTGCTGGGAGACGCTCACCTTGCCCAGATTTCCCCGCCTACGGCCGAAGACGAGGACTGGACGATCGATCCGCCGCGCTCCGTACGCGAACTCGAGCGGGTGGACATCAGCGAGCGGATCCGGGCACTCGAGGAGGAGCTATCTCGCAGTCAACGCACTCGCGAGGTGAAGCGCTCGAGCGCCGAGAGGGCCGTGCTGATAGGACTCGAGTCGGGCGAGGGGATCCTCGAGGCCGAGTCGCGCCTGGCCGAGCTGGAAGAGCTGACGAGGAGCGCCGGCGCCGTCGTAACCTTCTCGAGCATGCAGTCACGCAAGGTGCCCGACCCGCGCACGCTTATCGGACGCGGAAAGTTGCAGGAACTGGTGTCGAAAACCTACCACGAGGACGCCGACCTGCTCATCTTCGACCGTGAACTCACGCCGGCGCAGTCGCGCGAGATCGAGGCCGAGACCAGGCTCAAGGTGCTTGACCGCACCCAATTGATCCTCGACATCTTCGCCCAGAACGCGCGCGGTCGGCAGGCACAGGTGCAGGTCGAGCTGGCGCAGTTGCAGTACCAGCTCACGAGACTGGCCGGCCGCGGCCAGGCGATGAGCCGTCTGGGTGGGGGCATCGGGACGAGAGGCCCGGGTGAGACCAAACTCGAGGTCGATCGCCGGCGGATCCGTGACCGGATCGTGGCACTCGAGGAGCAGGTCGACGAGATCTCGCGCCAGCGTTCCGAGACGCGCAAGGCTCGTACCGCCTCGCAGGTGCCGGTCGTGGCGCTCGTGGGCTATACGAACGCGGGCAAGAGCACTCTCTTCAACGCCCTCGCCAAGCCCGACGCCGCCGCTCGTAACCAGCTGTTCGCCACCCTCCGGCCAACTACCCGTGAGGGTTGGCTGCCCGGCCTGGGGCAGTGGGGCGCGAAGGTACTCTTCACCGACACGGTGGGTTTCATCCGTGACCTGCCCAAGGAGCTGGTGAACGCCTTCCGCGCGACGCTGGAGGAACTACACGACGCCGACCTGCTGCTGCATGTCGTCGACGCGGCCACTCCTGGTGCCCCGGACAGGGTGGATGCGGTGGACAGGATCCTCGAGGCGCTGGAGCTGAAGGTGCCTAGGCTGGTGGTCCTGAACAAGGCCGACATCGCCCACCCGGAGGTCCTTGCTCAGCTCGCCGAGCGCTACTCGGCGGTTACCGTCACCGCCCTGAACGGGAGCGGCCTGGAGGACCTGAGGAACGAGCTTGCCCGGTTCCTGGAGGACGGCGCTCCTGTCCTGCTCCCCCACCGCCAGTCGACCGAGTTCGCCGCTTCGGCCAGGCACGACTGA